The following is a genomic window from Brevibacterium limosum.
TGTTCTCCGTCTCCAGTGCCATGAGATTCGCGCTGGCGACAGCAGTGGCGACCGGATGGCCGCCCCACGTGGCACCGTGGGTGAAGACCCCGGCACCGGGGGAGTCGAGCAGCGCCTCGGCCAGGGGCTTGCGGATGATGACCCCGCCGAGGGGGAGGTAGCCCGAGGTCGAGCCCTTGGCGAAGGTGATGAGGTCGGGGACGACATCGAACTTGATCGAGCCGAACCATTCGCCCAGACGCCCGAACCCGGTGATGACTTCGTCGGCGACGAGGAGGATCCCGTGTTCGTCGCAGATCTTCCGCAGCTCCTGCCAGTAGCCCTCGGGCGGGACGAGGGCGCCGCGTGAGTTCTGGACGGGCTCGGCGAAGAGGGCGGCGAAGGTGTCTCCACCCTCCCTGTCGATGAGTTCTCTGATGGCCTGGATCGAGGGCAGATCAGCCGCGGTGCCGCCGGCCGGAACCTTTTCACCGAGGGTGTTGGGCACGTGGAAGACGCCGGGCATGAGCTCGCCGAAGGGCTCCTTGTACGCAGGGATGCCTGTGACGGCGAGAGCTCCGAGGGTGGTGCCGTGGTAGGCCATGTCTCGGGCGATGATCTTCGTGCGTTCGGGCTGTCCCTGCGACCGGTGGTACTGGCGGGCGAACTTGACGGCGGATTCGACTGCTTCGGACCCCGAGTTCACGAAGAATACGGTGTCGAGGTCGCCGGGGGCATGCCCGGCGATGCGGGTCGCCGCATCCACTGCGGCAGGGTGGGCTGAACCCCAGTTGGTCCAATAGGACAGACGGCTCATCTGCTCGTAGGCGGCAGTGGGGATGTCGTGGCGGCCATGCCCGATGTTCACGCAGAACAGTCCGGCCAGCCCGTCGAGGTATTTGTCGCCCCGCTCATCGGTGAGGTAGCTCCCGTCGCCTTCGACGATGATCGGGAGATCAGCGTCGTTCCACACCTTGCCGGTGGTGAAATGGGGAAAAAGGTGCTGCTGGGCACGATTTGCATAATCCGAGATCGTCACGCGAACCCTCCATTCGAACTGTCTGGGTCGGTACGTCGAGGCGTCCCGACTCCGGCACTCCTTCGTTGGTGTGCTTGACATCACTCTCGCGATTATCTGGTTCCGAATGAAGTCCCAGTCCGTTGCGAGTTATTTGGTGCCAGTTGGCAAGGGAGGGTCAGTGGTCGGCGAGGGTTGCGTCGATCGCCTCGGCGAGAAGTCGCACACCCGGTTCAATGGATTCGATGTCGATGGCCGCGAAGCCGAGTCTGAAGTTGTTCCGGTGGGAGTCGGGGGAGAGGAAGAACGGATCGCCGCGTTCGATCACGACGCCTCGGCACAGGCATTCGTCGGCGAGGAGTCTCGCATCGAGATGTGCAGGGGCTTCGATCCACACGCTGACCCCTCCGGCGGGGATAGGCACGCTCCACGGCAGGTGCTTCTCGAGCGCAGCAGCGAGCGTCTCCCATTTCTTACGCAGCTGGGTGCGGCGACGCGAAATCGTACGGTGGTATTGGCCGGAATCGATGAGCAGCGCCATGGCGCGTTGGGTGTGTCCGGGGACGTGGCGGATGGAATAGCGTCTGTGCCTGCGCATGCGTCTGATGAGTTCGGGTTCCGCGACGATGTAACCGAGTCGCAGGCCCGGGGCGAGGAATTTGGAGAATGAGCCCAGATAGATCACGTGCTCGGAACCGGGCAGGGCTTTGAGTGCGGGAGTGGGTTTGCCGCGGTAGCGGAACTCAGAATCGTAGTCGTCTTCGATGATGAGCGAGTCCGAGTCGCGCATATGGGTCAGCAGCTGCGTGCGACGCGAGGAATCGAGAGTGACGTTCGTGGGACTGTGGTGGCTGGGAGTGACGTAGACGAGGTCGAGTCCGTTCGGTGGCGGGATCATTCCACGATCGTCGACCTTCAAGGGAAACAGTTGGCCGCCGACGCGGGCGAAGGCATGTTTGGCATCGACGTATCCGGGGTCTTCGACGCCGACGGTGGTGTCCGGCCCGACGAGCAGCTGTGCCAAGAGGTCGAGCCCCTGTTGGGATCCTGCTGTGATGAGCACATTGTCGGCATCGACATGGATGCCCCGGCTCGGCAGAACGCGCTGGCACAGCAGTTTGACCAGAAGCGGATCATCCTCGTCGATGGCATCGCGGACCGAGAACTGCAGATGTTCGGGTTCCATCGCGGTGCGCAGGGCCTTGGCCCAGGCGAGTCGGGGGAACTCGTCGGGGTCCACTTGTCCGGCGACGAATGGGTACGGGTAGGTCTGCCAGTTCTTGGTCTTCGTGATCTCCGGCAGGTGGATGTCGCGGACAGGCCTGATCTTCTGCTCCCAATCGATGGACCCGGCGGCAGGTTCGGATCCATCCTCCTCATGGCGGCGCTCGGCGAGCAGCCGGCTGTTGACGAAGTGACCGCTGCGCGGACGGGCTTCGATGAGTCCGGTGGCGACAAGTTCCTGGACGGCAGCGTTGACGGTGTTGCGCGAAAGCCCGAGTTCATGTGCCAGGTCTCGTGACGAGGGGAGCGCCACCTCCGGGCTGTAGGCACCGGCGAGGATCTGGTGTTCGAGCGCTCTGCGCAGCTGCCGGTAGAGCGGCTCCTTCGACCGATGTGAGATCTCGATGGGGGCTCGGAGCGGCGCTTGGTCGTGGCTGCGGGCGTTGTCGGAAGGTGATGTCATTGCTCGGTGGGTCTACAGTGCCAAGGTGTTCGTGGTCTTGCCGTACCCGACCGGGTAACGAGGAATCACGACCATGGGAACGGGAATGCTGCGCAGCATCTTGTTGGCGGTGGCGCCGAGGAACAGCGACTTCGGTTGTGCGAGCCGGCTCGAACCGATGATGACGATCTCGCTGTCGTCCCAGCTCAACCTCTCGACCGCGGAGTCGACGGATCGCCCGTGGGCGACATCGACCATGACTTCGACCGCATCGTCGACCTGCTGGGACGCGCTCAGCAGCAGCCCTCGGGCATGGTCGGACGGTGAACGTCCGTCCGGCGAATGCGGCGGTGTGTCCAAACCGATGAGCGAGACGAGTCGGAGCGGGACGTCGTGACGGACCGATGAACTGACGGACACGTCGAGGACTGCCTCGGCGCCGACCCTCGTCCCGATCGCACACGTGAGCCGTGTCAGTCTGCTCGGAGGGAGATAGCCCGACGGAGCGAGCGCGACGGGGACCGACGCCGAATGCAGCAGGGCGTTGGCCACGGATCCGACCGTGAACCTTCTGAGCGGGCCGCGGCTGGCTGCCCCGACGACGATGAGGTCGCACGGTCCGGCGGATGCGATGTCGAGCAGTCCCTCTGCCATCGAATCGGCGAAGTGGATGGTGGCTGTGGACGTGATCGTCTTGGGGATGAGGTCGATGACCTTCGACAGACCCTCCTGCGCTGTGTCCTTGCGCAGCTGCTGGAACTCTCGCTCCTGAGCGGTCTGCGCGTGTTCGGGCTGTGGCCCCCGGATCACGTGGACGAGTTCGATTGCGACACTGTGCGGAGCGACGACTGAGCGTGCCAGAGTGAGGGCCAAAGAGACGGCGTCTCTGTCGCGTCTGTCCAGAGTGATTCCGATGACGTAGCGCATTGAGTCTCCTTTGACCTGGTGCTCTGTATCCGTGTGGGCCGCGTCTTCCGCGTCCCGATTCGACTATAAGTGAGGCCCCTGGCCGCCGACAAAGCGCAGGTCAGAGACTTGAAGAGTTGCGAGAAGGCGACTCTCACAATCCTTGTGCTCATGATTGCTGCGGTTCACGGGAGTGAGCCGATCGCTATCGATCCTCACCGAGGTTGGAGCGCGGTCGCGAGGTTGTGTGCACAAGATCGCCGATCAATTGATCTCGGAACGCCTCGGTGAACTCCACTGACGTGTCACGGGCGACTTCGCTGAAAGCGCATGCCTCGGCTGACGATCTACGCGCAATCATTACGGTCGGAGACTCGATCTTGAGGTCCCGGCAATTCAGGAAGACTGTGTCTCCGGCGGCTCGGAGGGAGCTGAGGTCGGTGACGAATCCGACGCCGTAGCCCCCGGCTATGAGTGCGATCTGGGCTCCTAAGGAATCTGCCTCGACGATGTCGGTCGGATCGAATCCTCCCCGGTCGCGGCAGGCCGTGACCAACGCATCGAAGTACCGGGGACCTCTGCTCCGGCTGTACATGATCAATCGTTCTTCGGCCAGGTCTGCGAGGTTCACCTGTGGTTTAGTCGCCAGCGCGTTGTCCACTGGCGCAGCCAGGATGAGTCTTTCTTCGAGCAGTACTGTCATCTCGAGGTCAGAGTCGCTGCTCTCACTGAGGATTTCATGGCGCTGCCGGGTGACGGCGAGGTCGATCGTCTTCGCCTGGAGTTTGTCGTCGAGGGTGGGGGCATCGCCGACGGCCGCCCGCACGTCGATACCGGGAAATCTGCGACGAAACCGTGCGAGAGTGAAGGGGAGGAAGTTCTCGCACGCGGCTGGACTGACTCCTAGCGTCAGAGTGCCGCGGCCCTGTTCTCCGGCTGTGACTACTCTCCGCTTCAGCAGCTGAGCTTGATTGAGCATGGTCTCTGCTTCTGCTCGGAGGGCAGATCCAGCCGATGTCAGCGCGATGCCTCTAGCGGTGCGATTCATCAGGCGCTGACCGACCGCTTCCTCCAGCATCTTGAGCTGTAGGCTCAGGGCCGGTTGCGAGATGTGTAGACGGCGCGCAGCACGTGTGACATTTCCTTCCTCGGCGACAGCGGAGAAGTACTCAAGACGCTTGAGCGTCAGCTCAGACATAACTTCCTCCTATGGGGATCATGAGAAGTTGGTATTGGACTTATCGTAAAGCGGATCCGATGGTGGGTATCAAGTCGAATCTTCCAGTGTTGAAAGAAAGGCGACTAATGAACCTCTCTGCCATAGACCTGATCGTCGTCGGACTTTATTTTCTCGTCGTCCTCTTTATCGGGTTTCAGACGGCTCGACGCATCAAGAACGCAGATGACTTCTCCGTCGCGGGCCGTCGCCTGATCTGGCCGGTGGTCTTCTCGACCTTGGCTGCGACCTTCCTCGGCGGTGGAGCCACACTTGGACGCGCCGGTGAGTCCTATGAGGTCGGGTACGCATTTATGGTTGCCGCAATCGCTTTCCCAGTGCAGACAGTGATCACCGGCTGGTTCGTTGCACCGCGACTCAACAGCTATACGAAATCCGTCACGATCGGGGATGTGTTCGACCTGCATTCGGGAAAAGCTGCTCGGCTCATTGTCGGTGTTCTCGGACTCCTCGTCACTGTCGGCATCCTCGGCGCTCAGGGCCTGGCACTCGGGTCAATATTCCAGGTCGTCTTCGGTATTGATTCCACGTTGGGAATCGTCATTGGCATGGGAATCGTGCTCGTATACTCCACCGCCGGCGGAATGTGGGCCGATGTCCAGACCGATGTGTTCCAGTTCGTGCTCTTGGGACTGTTCCTCCCTGTGGCACTGCTCGTCGGTGTATTCCGCGCTGGCGGTCCGACTGATCTCATTGAAAGAATTCCTGACACCCACCTGGACTTCTTCGGGGCCTACGGGTTCTGGGAATTCGCAGCCATATTCGTTGCCTTTGCCCTGGGCGAAGCTCTCATCCCACCTTATGCACAGCGGGCACTGGCTGCGCAGAATCCACTCTCGGCCAGGAGGGGGTACGCACGTGCCGGAGCCTTTGGTCTGGTCTTCTACTTCGTCAGCGCCAGTCTCGGAATCGTCGCTCTTGTTTTCTACCCGAACATCAGACCCGATGATGCGATCCCGACGATCATCATCGACATGCTCCCGCTCGGCATCGCCGGACTGGTCGCTGCCTCGCTCGTGGCAGTCATTATGTCGACTGCCGATTCATTGCTCAACTCAGCGTCGGTGATCTTATCCAACGATCTAGTCAAAGGATTCATCGCACCGAACATCAGTGGAAGAAACCTTCTGTGGGTCGAACGCTCCAGCAATTTCTTCATCGGCTTCGGAGCGCTGTTCTTCGCTCTCAATGCAGAGACCATCGTCGATGCACTCATGCTCACCTACGGACTGTGGGGCCCGACCGTCGTCGCGCCGTTCGTCTTCGCCGTCATGTCGAAGCGGAGAGCACCTGTCGCGATCGTCGCATCAATGCTGACCGGAGCGACAGTCGCGATCGTGTGGACCTTCGTGCTGGGCGCACCGAACGACATCAACGCCATCATCGTGGCTCTGCCGGTCAACATAGCCGTCCTTGCTTGCAGCTACATGTTCATCGACAGGCCGAAGAACATTCAGACTGAAGTTGGAAAGGTGGTCACTTCATGATCGTCCTCGCAGCAGCATTCATCGTCATCCCCCTCGTCATCATCATCTGGGTGGCCTTTGTAGGAACTCTCGGTCTCCGATTCTGTTGGGACATGCTCTTCCAATATTCACAGATGGAGAACGCCGCAGCTGCCGAGACCGAGCGCACAGCCGATGAATGAACGACCCGTGGACTACGACCTCATCGTCATCGGGGCCGGTGCTATCGGCGTCACCATCGCCATGGACGCGGCCGAGCGCGGCCTATCAACAGCCGTCGTGGAAGCTCGTTCCGGACCAGGGACCGGGTGCTCCTATGCCAACGCCGGCCTTCTCGCTCCCAGCCACGCACATCCGCTGACAGGATTCGGCAATGTCAGAGCCGGACTGCAGAATATGCTCAATCCCTACGGCCCGTTCAAACTCGCCCCCAGCCCAGAGAATTTGAGATGGATCACTCGCTTCCTGCGGGCATCCCTACCGGGGGTGCATGGCAAAGCGGTCGATATCCAGCGTCGCCTCAGTGGGGCGAGCTCCGCGATCCACCGACGTGTCGCAGAATCGGGACTCGACACGGGGTTTCGACAAAACGGCCTGCTCGACGTCTACCGAGATTCTGCTGCTGCATACGCAACGACCGACGACCTCGACAATCACCCGCTACAACCGGCGTTCTCCTTCCTCAACGCAGCACAACTTGACGAAGAGATTCCGATGGCAACCGGTTTGGAAGCCGGAATACTCACCACAGAAGACGCTCACTGCGACGGATACAGATATGTCCATGCCGTAGCCGACCGCGCAGTTGTGCTCGGCGTCGAGTTCCACTTCAACACACCCGTACAATCACTGATCCGCCGCAATCATGTTACGCGGGGAGTAAGGGCCGCAGTCGGTGACCTGACTGCTGAACACACAATCGTAGCTGCAGCCGAGCCATCGAAGCGTCTGCTCAAGCCGACGGGCCTCCACTTACCTATGATTAGCGGAAAGGGATATGTCGTCGATGTGGCCAAACACCCGAACGACCCTGATCGCCCGATCGGCATAAAGGACGAGATGATCGTGGCAACCCCCTACCCTGATCGCCTCAGACTTGCCGGAGTTATGGAACTGACCGGGTCTGACGACTCTGTCGATCACCGACGCATCGGCGCTATGATCACAGCCGGTGAATGCGTATTCCCTGACCTATCGTCGCGGGCGGTCCTCGAAACATGGGCGGGTCTGCGCCCCTGCATCGCCGACGGTCTTCCCGCCATCGGCCGCACCCATGATCGGGGACTCTCGGTCGCGACCGGCCACGGCCAACAAGGACTGGTGCTGGCTCCTATCACTTCGGCGATCGTGCATGCTCAGATGCAAGGTCATTCGGGAACACCTTCGGGCGTCGATCCTCATTCGATCAGCCCCGAAAGGTTCCGGCGTCGCTGATGCAAAGACCCGTCGCTCGTTAGGATCACAACTATGGCAGATGCGGGCACGACGATAACTGGTTGAACGACACGGACCAAAGACACAGCGCTGATCTTCGAGGGAGGAGGGATGCGAGCTTCGCTCACCAGCGGCAGGGTCGGTACGCTGCTCAAGGCGGCCTGTCGTTCGGCCGGGTCGCACGCATCAGCGCTGGAGCATCGAGCACCGTGAAACATCTGTTCCGTGATATTTGGCGGGCCCGGCGGTCCTTCGTCGAGTTCGCCGCCGACTAGCAGTTCGGCGGACTCCGCCACTTCGCTCGCGGGCAGGGAATGTTCAATGCGGAGTACATCTACCAGTAAGCAGGTGCCGCCGGTGCACCTAAACGGCCGCGTCTACGTCGACGGTGTAATGGGCGGCGGAATTGCGCTGAGTCAGGCTCAGCGGAGGGTTTTGAGCAGTTTGCCATCGTCCTCGCCCAGGAGCGGTCGTACCGGAAGGTGCCGCAGCAGTTCCCCGCGATCTACCGCGACATCATCCGAAGGCACTAGGCGCTGAGTGAGGCGTTGCTGACGCGTTGGAAACGATACAACGAGACACGTGAGCGCATCTTCTCGCTCGAAGCCGAAGGCAAGGCACAGGTGTTCGCTCCCGACCGCATGCCGGTCGACAACAGTACTCGCGACATGTCACAACTGGCTGCCGCTCACCGGATTGGGCCATCGCTGGCGTGTCGTGGACTTCCGGCGCTTCGAGAATTCGTCGACGCCCGATTGATCTGAGCAACCGACATCTACGTCCCAATCCTTCCCAACGGGCGAAGGTGCGTGCGTCTTCAACACCGGGCAGCGGCTGGCCGAAGGCGTCGCGGACGGCAGCATAGGCGAAGACCCGTCCGGGGCCCGATCTTTGTCCTCGAATTTGGGCAGGCCCTGTACTCGATGATCACCGGCTCATTCAGCGTCTTCGACCCGATCGTCGCCGAGGTAACGCAGCTCAGTGCCGGTGAGGCCGTGAACGTCATCCCATCGACCGCATCGATCGGTGCTTCGGTGCGAACGCTGTCGGCCGAATCGACGAAGAGGTTCCCCGAACTCGCGACCCGACTGGCTGAATCCGTGGCAATCGCTCACGGATGTACCGCCGAGCTGGTATGGACCGAACAGTACCCCGTGACGGTCAATGATGCCGCCGAAGCGCAGTTCGCCCTCGAGACTCTCACCTCGGAGTTCGGTCCCGTTCGTGTTGTCGAGGCGCCGGATCCCGTCATGGGATCCGAGGACTTCTCCTATGTCCTCGAAGAGGTGTCGGGAGCCTTCGTCTTCTTCTTCGTCAGCCCGGCCAGTGTCGACCCGGAGACCGCGGCAACGAACCATTCCGCGGAGGTACTCTTCGACGATGCCTGCCTGCCCGATCAGGTAGCTGCTCTGGCCACTCTTGCATGGAAACGTTCACAGCGGTAATGGGACTGGAGGCGGCATTAGCGTCAATCAGCAGTCGTTAGGATGATCGATATGACGAATGGGGAGCAGCCGACGGAAACGACGCGTATCAGCGATACCGCACTCATCTTCGAAGGCGGTGGGATGCGGGCCTCACTCACCAGTGCCATGGCTGTCACCTTGCTCAACGAAGGCCTGTCATTCGACTGGGTTGCTGGCATTAGTGCGGGAGCTTCCACTGCAGTGAACTATCTGTCCGGAGATAGGTGGAGAGTGCGTCGATCGTTCGTCGAATTTGCCAAGGAAGAAGAATTCGGCGGGTGGCGCTACTTCGCTCGCGGCAAAGGGATGTTCCATGGCGAGTACATCTACCAGCGAGCAGGTGCACCCGACGAAGCACTGCCGTTCGATTGGGACACCTACGAATCGAGCACCGGCGACATGCGGATCATCGCGTTCGATGCCAAAACCGGCGACGAGGCGGTGTGGTCGAAGAAAGACACCCCGAACATCGACGATCTGATGATCCGTGTGCAGGCATCGTCGACGATGCCGATTGTCATGCCACCAGTGCACCTCGACGGGCACGTGTACGTCGACGGTGCGATGGGGGAGGACGGCGGAATCGCGTTGAGTCAGGCTCAACGCGAGGGCTTCGAGAAGTTCGTCATCGTCCTGACTCAGGAACGCACTTACAAGAAGGAGCCGCAGCGATTCCCCGCAGTCTTTCGCGGCATCTTCCGAAAGTATCCGGCCTTGGCTGATGCGCTTCTGACTCGATGGAAGCGCTACAACGAGACTCGTGAACGGATCTTCGCCCTCGAAGATGAGGGCAAGGCACACGTGTTCGTCCCCGACCGCATGCCGGTCGACAACAGCACCCGTGATCTCGCGCGTTTGGCAGCTGCCCATCGGATGGGGCTGTCACAGGCCCGTCGTGAACTTCCGGCGCTTCGAGAATTCGTCTACGCCCAATTCGTCTGAGCGAACGTGATCGGGAACTGCCCCCGAGTAGATTGTCTGTGCGCGCAGAAGCCCATTGCGGCGAGTGTGCGGGAGTCATATCGCTGCGAAGTGCAGGAGCGGCAGAGAATCATTCGTCACATCGCCACCGCCTACGGTCTGCTTCGGCTCGTCCGAAGATGTTCTCCACCCGTGTGGCTAATGAATGGCGAGAGAAACCGACAACTTTCACAGGATGCACCAGTAGCGCTCCCTGCAGCTCAACTCTTGAAATAGCACCAACCGATGAGTGCACCGTCGAGCCCGGTGCCTACTTTGATCCCCATGGTGGCCCCGCGATAGAAGAGACCTTCGATGAGGATGCGCGTCCTCA
Proteins encoded in this region:
- a CDS encoding aspartate aminotransferase family protein, producing MTISDYANRAQQHLFPHFTTGKVWNDADLPIIVEGDGSYLTDERGDKYLDGLAGLFCVNIGHGRHDIPTAAYEQMSRLSYWTNWGSAHPAAVDAATRIAGHAPGDLDTVFFVNSGSEAVESAVKFARQYHRSQGQPERTKIIARDMAYHGTTLGALAVTGIPAYKEPFGELMPGVFHVPNTLGEKVPAGGTAADLPSIQAIRELIDREGGDTFAALFAEPVQNSRGALVPPEGYWQELRKICDEHGILLVADEVITGFGRLGEWFGSIKFDVVPDLITFAKGSTSGYLPLGGVIIRKPLAEALLDSPGAGVFTHGATWGGHPVATAVASANLMALETENIPGNVRSLEPYFQNGLDRIADSYRCIREYRGTGFFYAIEMMADRDTGAELTPEASKQVLTEVIPTSMKEVGLITRPDNRGATMLVLSPPLVADQTVLDDLLDKVDHVMGAVDKHLGVSALSAAV
- the pdxR gene encoding MocR-like pyridoxine biosynthesis transcription factor PdxR, with the protein product MTSPSDNARSHDQAPLRAPIEISHRSKEPLYRQLRRALEHQILAGAYSPEVALPSSRDLAHELGLSRNTVNAAVQELVATGLIEARPRSGHFVNSRLLAERRHEEDGSEPAAGSIDWEQKIRPVRDIHLPEITKTKNWQTYPYPFVAGQVDPDEFPRLAWAKALRTAMEPEHLQFSVRDAIDEDDPLLVKLLCQRVLPSRGIHVDADNVLITAGSQQGLDLLAQLLVGPDTTVGVEDPGYVDAKHAFARVGGQLFPLKVDDRGMIPPPNGLDLVYVTPSHHSPTNVTLDSSRRTQLLTHMRDSDSLIIEDDYDSEFRYRGKPTPALKALPGSEHVIYLGSFSKFLAPGLRLGYIVAEPELIRRMRRHRRYSIRHVPGHTQRAMALLIDSGQYHRTISRRRTQLRKKWETLAAALEKHLPWSVPIPAGGVSVWIEAPAHLDARLLADECLCRGVVIERGDPFFLSPDSHRNNFRLGFAAIDIESIEPGVRLLAEAIDATLADH
- a CDS encoding universal stress protein — encoded protein: MRYVIGITLDRRDRDAVSLALTLARSVVAPHSVAIELVHVIRGPQPEHAQTAQEREFQQLRKDTAQEGLSKVIDLIPKTITSTATIHFADSMAEGLLDIASAGPCDLIVVGAASRGPLRRFTVGSVANALLHSASVPVALAPSGYLPPSRLTRLTCAIGTRVGAEAVLDVSVSSSVRHDVPLRLVSLIGLDTPPHSPDGRSPSDHARGLLLSASQQVDDAVEVMVDVAHGRSVDSAVERLSWDDSEIVIIGSSRLAQPKSLFLGATANKMLRSIPVPMVVIPRYPVGYGKTTNTLAL
- a CDS encoding LysR family transcriptional regulator translates to MSELTLKRLEYFSAVAEEGNVTRAARRLHISQPALSLQLKMLEEAVGQRLMNRTARGIALTSAGSALRAEAETMLNQAQLLKRRVVTAGEQGRGTLTLGVSPAACENFLPFTLARFRRRFPGIDVRAAVGDAPTLDDKLQAKTIDLAVTRQRHEILSESSDSDLEMTVLLEERLILAAPVDNALATKPQVNLADLAEERLIMYSRSRGPRYFDALVTACRDRGGFDPTDIVEADSLGAQIALIAGGYGVGFVTDLSSLRAAGDTVFLNCRDLKIESPTVMIARRSSAEACAFSEVARDTSVEFTEAFRDQLIGDLVHTTSRPRSNLGEDR
- a CDS encoding sodium:solute symporter family protein, with product MGIMRSWYWTYRKADPMVGIKSNLPVLKERRLMNLSAIDLIVVGLYFLVVLFIGFQTARRIKNADDFSVAGRRLIWPVVFSTLAATFLGGGATLGRAGESYEVGYAFMVAAIAFPVQTVITGWFVAPRLNSYTKSVTIGDVFDLHSGKAARLIVGVLGLLVTVGILGAQGLALGSIFQVVFGIDSTLGIVIGMGIVLVYSTAGGMWADVQTDVFQFVLLGLFLPVALLVGVFRAGGPTDLIERIPDTHLDFFGAYGFWEFAAIFVAFALGEALIPPYAQRALAAQNPLSARRGYARAGAFGLVFYFVSASLGIVALVFYPNIRPDDAIPTIIIDMLPLGIAGLVAASLVAVIMSTADSLLNSASVILSNDLVKGFIAPNISGRNLLWVERSSNFFIGFGALFFALNAETIVDALMLTYGLWGPTVVAPFVFAVMSKRRAPVAIVASMLTGATVAIVWTFVLGAPNDINAIIVALPVNIAVLACSYMFIDRPKNIQTEVGKVVTS
- a CDS encoding NAD(P)/FAD-dependent oxidoreductase, which codes for MDYDLIVIGAGAIGVTIAMDAAERGLSTAVVEARSGPGTGCSYANAGLLAPSHAHPLTGFGNVRAGLQNMLNPYGPFKLAPSPENLRWITRFLRASLPGVHGKAVDIQRRLSGASSAIHRRVAESGLDTGFRQNGLLDVYRDSAAAYATTDDLDNHPLQPAFSFLNAAQLDEEIPMATGLEAGILTTEDAHCDGYRYVHAVADRAVVLGVEFHFNTPVQSLIRRNHVTRGVRAAVGDLTAEHTIVAAAEPSKRLLKPTGLHLPMISGKGYVVDVAKHPNDPDRPIGIKDEMIVATPYPDRLRLAGVMELTGSDDSVDHRRIGAMITAGECVFPDLSSRAVLETWAGLRPCIADGLPAIGRTHDRGLSVATGHGQQGLVLAPITSAIVHAQMQGHSGTPSGVDPHSISPERFRRR
- a CDS encoding DUF6363 domain-containing protein, which codes for MLTRWKRYNETRERIFSLEAEGKAQVFAPDRMPVDNSTRDMSQLAAAHRIGPSLACRGLPALREFVDARLI
- a CDS encoding M20/M25/M40 family metallo-hydrolase produces the protein MITGSFSVFDPIVAEVTQLSAGEAVNVIPSTASIGASVRTLSAESTKRFPELATRLAESVAIAHGCTAELVWTEQYPVTVNDAAEAQFALETLTSEFGPVRVVEAPDPVMGSEDFSYVLEEVSGAFVFFFVSPASVDPETAATNHSAEVLFDDACLPDQVAALATLAWKRSQR
- a CDS encoding patatin-like phospholipase family protein: MTNGEQPTETTRISDTALIFEGGGMRASLTSAMAVTLLNEGLSFDWVAGISAGASTAVNYLSGDRWRVRRSFVEFAKEEEFGGWRYFARGKGMFHGEYIYQRAGAPDEALPFDWDTYESSTGDMRIIAFDAKTGDEAVWSKKDTPNIDDLMIRVQASSTMPIVMPPVHLDGHVYVDGAMGEDGGIALSQAQREGFEKFVIVLTQERTYKKEPQRFPAVFRGIFRKYPALADALLTRWKRYNETRERIFALEDEGKAHVFVPDRMPVDNSTRDLARLAAAHRMGLSQARRELPALREFVYAQFV